From a single Apium graveolens cultivar Ventura chromosome 2, ASM990537v1, whole genome shotgun sequence genomic region:
- the LOC141707347 gene encoding E3 SUMO-protein ligase SIZ1-like isoform X1: MDLSYKDKLAIFRVKELKDVLTPLGLSKQGKKQDLIDRILTTLSDEQVPGMLARKEVATKLIDDTYRKMHLPTAKFDLESKGKTVSDNKKAVSDSNSVKLKEPEVSYQMEKIRCPCGSSLQDSLIQCEDSRCNIWQHIGCVIIPEKSTVGVVPVPPETFYCELCRLSRADPFWVTIAHPLYPAKLSTLNVQSDGLWCNCKNNFFSTNPVQSIEKSFHLTRADKDLLAKPEYDVQAWCILLNDKVSFRLHWPQYADLQVNGVPVRVINRPGSQLLGANGRDDGAVITPYTKDGVNKISLTGCDARLFCMGVRIARRRTVQQILSLIPKECDGEQFEDSLSRVRYCVGGGAATKNADSDSDLEVVADSIVVKLCCPMSGLRMKVAGRFKPCVHMGCFDLDVFVEMNQRTRKWQCPICLKNYSLENVIIDPYFNRITSKMRTCGEDVTEIEVKPDGSWRVKPVNERRCLGDLTHWHFPDGSLCMQRDNEAISKLEVNKIVKHECTSEGHTGLKLGIKKNTNGIWEVSKPGEFSVNRRQDNMENGHIIMSSSITGSGRVGEDPSVNQEGGINFDFSTNNAIELDSVPPDQIQSAIVGDADVIILSDSEEENELVVSSGPIYKSNGSNAGFTNDVPAQGISDSYPENSGLGPEGGSFLENFDNNEGEFGVPLPSADQRGLIFQLFGSEVDISGAVNCYSLNADTASGSTSVLPDSSLHNSTTDINDSLVDYPSVFTNDDPTLQSFISSRPSVAVGQTGLSNQSNMSNGTSTEDWTSLRIGSCRGGACDEPPAETGSNPQKRVRSKEDAFASLTNTASLLSDTNDNRSFKLPTNGSPSANTSRLESGPFTFPRQRRSVRPRLYVSVDSDSE; encoded by the exons ATGGATTTAAGTTATAAG GATAAATTGGCAATTTTCCGGGTAAAAGAGCTCAAGGATGTTTTAACACCTCTTGGTTTATCTAAGCAAGGAAAGAAGCAG GACCTAATTGACAGGATATTGACGACTCTCTCTGACGAACAAG TTCCCGGAATGCTGGCCAGGAAGGAGGTGGCTACAAAACTTATAGATGACACTTACAG AAAAATGCATTTGCCTACTGCAAAATTTGATTTGGAATCAAAAGGAAAAACTGTTTCAGATAACAAGAAGGCTGTTTCAGATAGCAACAGTGTGAAGCTTAAAGAACCCGAAGTTTCTTATCAGATGGAAAAGATTCGCTGTCCCTGTGGCAGTTCATTGCAGGATTCATTAATTCAG TGTGAGGACTCAAGATGCAATATATGGCAGCACATTGGCTGTGTCATTATTCCAGAGAAATCTACAGTTGGTGTCGTTCCAGTTCCTCCCGAGACCTTTTACTGTGAACTCTGTAGACTGAGTCGTGCAGACCC ATTCTGGGTGACAATAGCACATCCTTTATATCCTGCAAAATTGAGTACTTTAAATGTTCAAAGTGATGG CTTATGGTGCAATtgcaaaaataattttttcagtACCAATCCAGTCCAGAGTATCGAGAAATCATTTCACCTTACAAGAGCGGACAAGGACTTGTTGGCAAAGCCAGAATATGATGTTCAG GCATGGTGCATCCTTCTTAATGACAAGGTTTCATTTAGGCTGCATTGGCCACAATATGCAGATCTGCAGGTTAATG GTGTGCCAGTGCGAGTAATAAATAGACCTGGCTCACAATTGTTAGGGGCTAATGGTCGCGATGATGGCGCTGTT ATAACACCATACACCAAAGATGGAGTTAACAAGATTTCCTTAACAGGATGCGACGCTCGATTATTCTGTATGGGTGTCAGAATTGCAAGGAGGCGTACAGTTCAACAG ATTCTTAGCCTAATTCCGAAGGAATGCGACGGGGAGCAGTTTGAAGATTCTCTTTCCCGTGTTCGCTACTGCGTTGGTGGAGGAGCTGCCACAAAGAATGCTGATAGTGATAGTGATCTTGAAGTTGTTGCTGATTCTATAGTGGTGAAGCTGTGTTGTCCT ATGAGTGGCTTAAGGATGAAGGTAGCTGGAAGATTTAAACCATGCGTGCACATGGGATGCTTTGATCTGGATGTTTTTGTGGAGATGAACCAGCGAACTAGGAAG TGGCAATGCCCCATTTGTCTAAAAAATTATTCTCTGGAGAATGTCATTATTGACCCATATTTCAATCGCATTACGTCCAAG ATGCGAACTTGTGGAGAAGATGTTACGGAGATTGAGGTGAAGCCTGACGGTTCTTGGCGTGTGAAGCCAGTAAATGAACGAAGGTGTCTTGGGGATCTTACACACTGGCACTTTCCTGATGGCAGTCTCTGCATGCAGAGAGATAATGAAGCTATATCTAAGTTGGAAGTCAATAAAATAGTCAAACATGAATGCACTTCAGAAGGTCATACTGGTTTAAAGCTTGGAATCAAGAAGAACACAAATGGGATCTGGGAAGTCAGCAAACCTGGAGAGTTTTCTGTGAATAGACGACAAGATAACATGGAAAATGGTCATATTATTATGAGCAGCAGTATTACTGGTAGTGGTAGAGTTGGTGAAGATCCCAGCGTCAATCAGGAAGGGGGTATAAACTTTGATTTCTCGACAAACAATGCAATAGAGCTCGACTCTGTTCCGCCTGACCAAATTCAGAGTGCAATAGTGGGGGATGCAGATGTTATTATTCTCAGTGATTCTGAAGAAGAAAATGAGCTCGTTGTCTCTTCTGGCCCGATATACAAAAGCAATGGATCAAATGCTGGATTCACGAATGATGTTCCTGCACAAGGAATATCTGATTCTTATCCTGAAAATTCTGGCCTGGGCCCTGAAGGGGGTTCATTCCTGGAAAATTTTGATAATAATGAAGGTGAGTTTGGGGTGCCTTTACCTTCTGCTGATCAACGAGGCCTCATTTTTCAGTTATTTGGATCTGAAGTAGATATTTCAGGCGCCGTGAATTGCTACTCACTAAATGCTGATACTGCGTCGGGTTCAACTTCTGTTCTCCCTGACTCTTCCCTTCATAATTCTACAACTGATATAAATGATAGCCTTGTTGATTATCCTTCAGTGTTTACTAATGATGATCCCACTCTTCAAAGTTTTATATCTTCAAGGCCTTCAGTTGCAGTAGGGCAGACTGGTTTGAGCAACCAATCAAATATGTCAAATGGTACTTCTACAGAGGATTGGACTTCCTTGAGGATAGGGAGTTGTCGAGGCGGAGCTTGTGATGAGCCTCCAGCTGAAACGGGATCAAATCCACAGAAGCGAGTACGCTCTAAAGAAGATGCTTTTGCTTCGTTGACAAACACGG CCTCATTGCTTTCTGATACAAATGACAACAGATCATTCAAGCTTCCTACAAATGGCAGTCCATCTGCCAACACAAGTAGGCTAGAATCGGGCCCATTCACATTTCCTCGCCAACGGCGTTCTGTAAGACCGAGACTCTATGTTTCAGTTGACTCGGATTCCGAGTAA
- the LOC141707347 gene encoding E3 SUMO-protein ligase SIZ1-like isoform X2: protein MDLSYKDKLAIFRVKELKDVLTPLGLSKQGKKQDLIDRILTTLSDEQVPGMLARKEVATKLIDDTYRKMHLPTAKFDLESKGKTVSDNKKAVSDSNSVKLKEPEVSYQMEKIRCPCGSSLQDSLIQCEDSRCNIWQHIGCVIIPEKSTVGVVPVPPETFYCELCRLSRADPFWVTIAHPLYPAKLSTLNVQSDGTNPVQSIEKSFHLTRADKDLLAKPEYDVQAWCILLNDKVSFRLHWPQYADLQVNGVPVRVINRPGSQLLGANGRDDGAVITPYTKDGVNKISLTGCDARLFCMGVRIARRRTVQQILSLIPKECDGEQFEDSLSRVRYCVGGGAATKNADSDSDLEVVADSIVVKLCCPMSGLRMKVAGRFKPCVHMGCFDLDVFVEMNQRTRKWQCPICLKNYSLENVIIDPYFNRITSKMRTCGEDVTEIEVKPDGSWRVKPVNERRCLGDLTHWHFPDGSLCMQRDNEAISKLEVNKIVKHECTSEGHTGLKLGIKKNTNGIWEVSKPGEFSVNRRQDNMENGHIIMSSSITGSGRVGEDPSVNQEGGINFDFSTNNAIELDSVPPDQIQSAIVGDADVIILSDSEEENELVVSSGPIYKSNGSNAGFTNDVPAQGISDSYPENSGLGPEGGSFLENFDNNEGEFGVPLPSADQRGLIFQLFGSEVDISGAVNCYSLNADTASGSTSVLPDSSLHNSTTDINDSLVDYPSVFTNDDPTLQSFISSRPSVAVGQTGLSNQSNMSNGTSTEDWTSLRIGSCRGGACDEPPAETGSNPQKRVRSKEDAFASLTNTASLLSDTNDNRSFKLPTNGSPSANTSRLESGPFTFPRQRRSVRPRLYVSVDSDSE from the exons ATGGATTTAAGTTATAAG GATAAATTGGCAATTTTCCGGGTAAAAGAGCTCAAGGATGTTTTAACACCTCTTGGTTTATCTAAGCAAGGAAAGAAGCAG GACCTAATTGACAGGATATTGACGACTCTCTCTGACGAACAAG TTCCCGGAATGCTGGCCAGGAAGGAGGTGGCTACAAAACTTATAGATGACACTTACAG AAAAATGCATTTGCCTACTGCAAAATTTGATTTGGAATCAAAAGGAAAAACTGTTTCAGATAACAAGAAGGCTGTTTCAGATAGCAACAGTGTGAAGCTTAAAGAACCCGAAGTTTCTTATCAGATGGAAAAGATTCGCTGTCCCTGTGGCAGTTCATTGCAGGATTCATTAATTCAG TGTGAGGACTCAAGATGCAATATATGGCAGCACATTGGCTGTGTCATTATTCCAGAGAAATCTACAGTTGGTGTCGTTCCAGTTCCTCCCGAGACCTTTTACTGTGAACTCTGTAGACTGAGTCGTGCAGACCC ATTCTGGGTGACAATAGCACATCCTTTATATCCTGCAAAATTGAGTACTTTAAATGTTCAAAGTGATGG tACCAATCCAGTCCAGAGTATCGAGAAATCATTTCACCTTACAAGAGCGGACAAGGACTTGTTGGCAAAGCCAGAATATGATGTTCAG GCATGGTGCATCCTTCTTAATGACAAGGTTTCATTTAGGCTGCATTGGCCACAATATGCAGATCTGCAGGTTAATG GTGTGCCAGTGCGAGTAATAAATAGACCTGGCTCACAATTGTTAGGGGCTAATGGTCGCGATGATGGCGCTGTT ATAACACCATACACCAAAGATGGAGTTAACAAGATTTCCTTAACAGGATGCGACGCTCGATTATTCTGTATGGGTGTCAGAATTGCAAGGAGGCGTACAGTTCAACAG ATTCTTAGCCTAATTCCGAAGGAATGCGACGGGGAGCAGTTTGAAGATTCTCTTTCCCGTGTTCGCTACTGCGTTGGTGGAGGAGCTGCCACAAAGAATGCTGATAGTGATAGTGATCTTGAAGTTGTTGCTGATTCTATAGTGGTGAAGCTGTGTTGTCCT ATGAGTGGCTTAAGGATGAAGGTAGCTGGAAGATTTAAACCATGCGTGCACATGGGATGCTTTGATCTGGATGTTTTTGTGGAGATGAACCAGCGAACTAGGAAG TGGCAATGCCCCATTTGTCTAAAAAATTATTCTCTGGAGAATGTCATTATTGACCCATATTTCAATCGCATTACGTCCAAG ATGCGAACTTGTGGAGAAGATGTTACGGAGATTGAGGTGAAGCCTGACGGTTCTTGGCGTGTGAAGCCAGTAAATGAACGAAGGTGTCTTGGGGATCTTACACACTGGCACTTTCCTGATGGCAGTCTCTGCATGCAGAGAGATAATGAAGCTATATCTAAGTTGGAAGTCAATAAAATAGTCAAACATGAATGCACTTCAGAAGGTCATACTGGTTTAAAGCTTGGAATCAAGAAGAACACAAATGGGATCTGGGAAGTCAGCAAACCTGGAGAGTTTTCTGTGAATAGACGACAAGATAACATGGAAAATGGTCATATTATTATGAGCAGCAGTATTACTGGTAGTGGTAGAGTTGGTGAAGATCCCAGCGTCAATCAGGAAGGGGGTATAAACTTTGATTTCTCGACAAACAATGCAATAGAGCTCGACTCTGTTCCGCCTGACCAAATTCAGAGTGCAATAGTGGGGGATGCAGATGTTATTATTCTCAGTGATTCTGAAGAAGAAAATGAGCTCGTTGTCTCTTCTGGCCCGATATACAAAAGCAATGGATCAAATGCTGGATTCACGAATGATGTTCCTGCACAAGGAATATCTGATTCTTATCCTGAAAATTCTGGCCTGGGCCCTGAAGGGGGTTCATTCCTGGAAAATTTTGATAATAATGAAGGTGAGTTTGGGGTGCCTTTACCTTCTGCTGATCAACGAGGCCTCATTTTTCAGTTATTTGGATCTGAAGTAGATATTTCAGGCGCCGTGAATTGCTACTCACTAAATGCTGATACTGCGTCGGGTTCAACTTCTGTTCTCCCTGACTCTTCCCTTCATAATTCTACAACTGATATAAATGATAGCCTTGTTGATTATCCTTCAGTGTTTACTAATGATGATCCCACTCTTCAAAGTTTTATATCTTCAAGGCCTTCAGTTGCAGTAGGGCAGACTGGTTTGAGCAACCAATCAAATATGTCAAATGGTACTTCTACAGAGGATTGGACTTCCTTGAGGATAGGGAGTTGTCGAGGCGGAGCTTGTGATGAGCCTCCAGCTGAAACGGGATCAAATCCACAGAAGCGAGTACGCTCTAAAGAAGATGCTTTTGCTTCGTTGACAAACACGG CCTCATTGCTTTCTGATACAAATGACAACAGATCATTCAAGCTTCCTACAAATGGCAGTCCATCTGCCAACACAAGTAGGCTAGAATCGGGCCCATTCACATTTCCTCGCCAACGGCGTTCTGTAAGACCGAGACTCTATGTTTCAGTTGACTCGGATTCCGAGTAA
- the LOC141707347 gene encoding E3 SUMO-protein ligase SIZ1-like isoform X3: MLARKEVATKLIDDTYRKMHLPTAKFDLESKGKTVSDNKKAVSDSNSVKLKEPEVSYQMEKIRCPCGSSLQDSLIQCEDSRCNIWQHIGCVIIPEKSTVGVVPVPPETFYCELCRLSRADPFWVTIAHPLYPAKLSTLNVQSDGLWCNCKNNFFSTNPVQSIEKSFHLTRADKDLLAKPEYDVQAWCILLNDKVSFRLHWPQYADLQVNGVPVRVINRPGSQLLGANGRDDGAVITPYTKDGVNKISLTGCDARLFCMGVRIARRRTVQQILSLIPKECDGEQFEDSLSRVRYCVGGGAATKNADSDSDLEVVADSIVVKLCCPMSGLRMKVAGRFKPCVHMGCFDLDVFVEMNQRTRKWQCPICLKNYSLENVIIDPYFNRITSKMRTCGEDVTEIEVKPDGSWRVKPVNERRCLGDLTHWHFPDGSLCMQRDNEAISKLEVNKIVKHECTSEGHTGLKLGIKKNTNGIWEVSKPGEFSVNRRQDNMENGHIIMSSSITGSGRVGEDPSVNQEGGINFDFSTNNAIELDSVPPDQIQSAIVGDADVIILSDSEEENELVVSSGPIYKSNGSNAGFTNDVPAQGISDSYPENSGLGPEGGSFLENFDNNEGEFGVPLPSADQRGLIFQLFGSEVDISGAVNCYSLNADTASGSTSVLPDSSLHNSTTDINDSLVDYPSVFTNDDPTLQSFISSRPSVAVGQTGLSNQSNMSNGTSTEDWTSLRIGSCRGGACDEPPAETGSNPQKRVRSKEDAFASLTNTASLLSDTNDNRSFKLPTNGSPSANTSRLESGPFTFPRQRRSVRPRLYVSVDSDSE; this comes from the exons ATGCTGGCCAGGAAGGAGGTGGCTACAAAACTTATAGATGACACTTACAG AAAAATGCATTTGCCTACTGCAAAATTTGATTTGGAATCAAAAGGAAAAACTGTTTCAGATAACAAGAAGGCTGTTTCAGATAGCAACAGTGTGAAGCTTAAAGAACCCGAAGTTTCTTATCAGATGGAAAAGATTCGCTGTCCCTGTGGCAGTTCATTGCAGGATTCATTAATTCAG TGTGAGGACTCAAGATGCAATATATGGCAGCACATTGGCTGTGTCATTATTCCAGAGAAATCTACAGTTGGTGTCGTTCCAGTTCCTCCCGAGACCTTTTACTGTGAACTCTGTAGACTGAGTCGTGCAGACCC ATTCTGGGTGACAATAGCACATCCTTTATATCCTGCAAAATTGAGTACTTTAAATGTTCAAAGTGATGG CTTATGGTGCAATtgcaaaaataattttttcagtACCAATCCAGTCCAGAGTATCGAGAAATCATTTCACCTTACAAGAGCGGACAAGGACTTGTTGGCAAAGCCAGAATATGATGTTCAG GCATGGTGCATCCTTCTTAATGACAAGGTTTCATTTAGGCTGCATTGGCCACAATATGCAGATCTGCAGGTTAATG GTGTGCCAGTGCGAGTAATAAATAGACCTGGCTCACAATTGTTAGGGGCTAATGGTCGCGATGATGGCGCTGTT ATAACACCATACACCAAAGATGGAGTTAACAAGATTTCCTTAACAGGATGCGACGCTCGATTATTCTGTATGGGTGTCAGAATTGCAAGGAGGCGTACAGTTCAACAG ATTCTTAGCCTAATTCCGAAGGAATGCGACGGGGAGCAGTTTGAAGATTCTCTTTCCCGTGTTCGCTACTGCGTTGGTGGAGGAGCTGCCACAAAGAATGCTGATAGTGATAGTGATCTTGAAGTTGTTGCTGATTCTATAGTGGTGAAGCTGTGTTGTCCT ATGAGTGGCTTAAGGATGAAGGTAGCTGGAAGATTTAAACCATGCGTGCACATGGGATGCTTTGATCTGGATGTTTTTGTGGAGATGAACCAGCGAACTAGGAAG TGGCAATGCCCCATTTGTCTAAAAAATTATTCTCTGGAGAATGTCATTATTGACCCATATTTCAATCGCATTACGTCCAAG ATGCGAACTTGTGGAGAAGATGTTACGGAGATTGAGGTGAAGCCTGACGGTTCTTGGCGTGTGAAGCCAGTAAATGAACGAAGGTGTCTTGGGGATCTTACACACTGGCACTTTCCTGATGGCAGTCTCTGCATGCAGAGAGATAATGAAGCTATATCTAAGTTGGAAGTCAATAAAATAGTCAAACATGAATGCACTTCAGAAGGTCATACTGGTTTAAAGCTTGGAATCAAGAAGAACACAAATGGGATCTGGGAAGTCAGCAAACCTGGAGAGTTTTCTGTGAATAGACGACAAGATAACATGGAAAATGGTCATATTATTATGAGCAGCAGTATTACTGGTAGTGGTAGAGTTGGTGAAGATCCCAGCGTCAATCAGGAAGGGGGTATAAACTTTGATTTCTCGACAAACAATGCAATAGAGCTCGACTCTGTTCCGCCTGACCAAATTCAGAGTGCAATAGTGGGGGATGCAGATGTTATTATTCTCAGTGATTCTGAAGAAGAAAATGAGCTCGTTGTCTCTTCTGGCCCGATATACAAAAGCAATGGATCAAATGCTGGATTCACGAATGATGTTCCTGCACAAGGAATATCTGATTCTTATCCTGAAAATTCTGGCCTGGGCCCTGAAGGGGGTTCATTCCTGGAAAATTTTGATAATAATGAAGGTGAGTTTGGGGTGCCTTTACCTTCTGCTGATCAACGAGGCCTCATTTTTCAGTTATTTGGATCTGAAGTAGATATTTCAGGCGCCGTGAATTGCTACTCACTAAATGCTGATACTGCGTCGGGTTCAACTTCTGTTCTCCCTGACTCTTCCCTTCATAATTCTACAACTGATATAAATGATAGCCTTGTTGATTATCCTTCAGTGTTTACTAATGATGATCCCACTCTTCAAAGTTTTATATCTTCAAGGCCTTCAGTTGCAGTAGGGCAGACTGGTTTGAGCAACCAATCAAATATGTCAAATGGTACTTCTACAGAGGATTGGACTTCCTTGAGGATAGGGAGTTGTCGAGGCGGAGCTTGTGATGAGCCTCCAGCTGAAACGGGATCAAATCCACAGAAGCGAGTACGCTCTAAAGAAGATGCTTTTGCTTCGTTGACAAACACGG CCTCATTGCTTTCTGATACAAATGACAACAGATCATTCAAGCTTCCTACAAATGGCAGTCCATCTGCCAACACAAGTAGGCTAGAATCGGGCCCATTCACATTTCCTCGCCAACGGCGTTCTGTAAGACCGAGACTCTATGTTTCAGTTGACTCGGATTCCGAGTAA